In Myxocyprinus asiaticus isolate MX2 ecotype Aquarium Trade chromosome 8, UBuf_Myxa_2, whole genome shotgun sequence, a single genomic region encodes these proteins:
- the gne gene encoding bifunctional UDP-N-acetylglucosamine 2-epimerase/N-acetylmannosamine kinase isoform X4 produces MEQQENGLKRRLRLCVATCNRADYSKLAPIMFGIKSHSDIFDLEVVVLGSHLIDDYGNTFRMIEQDEFDIGSKLHTIVRGEDEAAMVESVGLALVKLPDVLQRLAPDVLLIHGDRFDALALATAAALMNIRILHLEGGEVSGTIDDSIRHAISKLAHYHAVCTRSAERNLISMCEDHSRILLAGCPSYDKLLTAHQRDDYTDVLKSWLGDHIKEQDYIVALQHPVTTDIKNSIKIYELMLDALISFNKRTLILFPNIDAGSKELVRVMRRKGIEQHPNFRAVKHVPFDQFIQLVAHAGCMIGNSSCGVREAGAFGTPVINLGSRQTGRETGENVLHVRDADTHNKIYHALKLQFGKRYPCSKIYGDGNAVQRILKFLQSIDLSEPLQKKFCFPPVKECISQDIDHILETQSALAVDLGGTNLRVAIISMKGKLVKKYIQLNPKTFEERIELILTMCKQAMADAVLLNCRILGVGVSTGGRVNPQDGVVLHSTNLINEWSSVDIRTPLSSALHLPVWVDNDGNCAALAERKFGHGKGVENFVTIITGTGIGGGIIQHNELIHGSTFCAAELGHIVVSLEGPECTCGSHGCIEAYSSGLALQREAKRLHDDDLLVVEGMTLNNKEQVNAIHLISAARHGNSKAESVLKTAGTALGLGIVNILHMVNPSLVVLSGVLAGHYENPVRQVIRQHALLSAQETKVMVSELEDPALLGAASMVLDYTTRRTY; encoded by the exons AAACACCTTCCGTATGATTGAACAGGATGAGTTCGATATTGGCTCCAAGTTGCACACTATAGTTCGTGGTGAGGATGAGGCCGCCATGGTGGAGTCGGTCGGTCTTGCTCTCGTAAAGCTTCCAGACGTCCTCCAGCGTCTCGCCCCTGACGTTCTGCTCATTCATGGTGACCGTTTTGATGCACTGGCCTTGGCGACGGCAGCGGCTCTAATGAACATTCGCATTTTGCACCTGGAAGGTGGAGAAGTGAGTGGAACCATTGATGACTCCATTCGTCACGCCATCTCCAAACTTGCACACTACCACGCTGTTTGCACGCGCTCGGCTGAGAGAAACCTCATTTCCATGTGCGAAGACCATTCTCGAATCTTATTGGCTGGCTGCCCATCATACGACAAGCTGCTAACTGCCCACCAACGAGATGATTACACTGATGTCCTCAAGTCCTGGCTTG GAGATCACATAAAGGAGCAGGATTATATCGTAGCCCTGCAGCATCCTGTAACCACAGACATCAAGAATTCCATTAAGATCTATGAGTTAATGCTGGACGCTCTCATCTCCTTCAACAAGAGAACTCTCATACTTTTCCCCAATATAGATGCAG GCAGTAAAGAGCTGGTTCGTGTGATGAGGAGAAAGGGAATCGAACAGCACCCGAACTTCCGTGCAGTGAAGCATGTTCCATTCGATCAGTTCATCCAGTTGGTGGCCCATGCTGGCTGTATGATCGGGAACAGCAGTTGTGGAGTTCGGGAGGCCGGAGCATTCGGTACACCTGTCATTAACCTGGGTTCTCGCCAGACAGGCCGAGAGACTG GGGAAAATGTTCTACATGTGCGAGACGCAGACACGCATAATAAAATCTACCATGCCCTGAAGCTGCAGTTTGGAAAACGTTACCCCTG CTCGAAGATCTACGGAGATGGAAATGCGGTTCAACGCATCTTAAAGTTCCTGCAATCGATTGACCTATCTGAGCCACTTCAGAAGAAGTTCTGTTTCCCGCCAGTGAAGGAGTGCATATCTCAAGATATTGACCACATTCTGGAGACCCAGAGTGCTCTTGCTGTAGACTTGGGGGGGACCAACCTGCGTGTGGCCATCATCAGTATGAAG GGTAAACTGGTTAAGAAGTATATTCAGCTGAATCCTAAGACCTTTGAAGAGAGGATTGAGCTGATACTGACCATGTGCAAACAGGCCATGGCTGATGCTGTTCTCCTCAACTGTAGAATATTGGGTGTTG GTGTGAGCACAGGGGGCCGTGTAAATCCTCAAGACGGGGTTGTCCTCCACTCCACAAATCTTATAAACGAGTGGAGTTCAGTGGATATCCGCACGCCCCTCTCCAGCGCCCTCCATCTGCCCGTCTGGGTTGACAATGACGGGAACTGCGCCGCGCTCGCTGAGAGAAAGTTTGGCCACGGAAAAGGCGTGGAGAACTTTGTCACTATTATCACTGGAACCG GAATTGGAGGTGGTATAATCCAGCATAATGAACTGATCCATGGCAGCACATTTTGTGCAGCAGAACTGGGACACATCGTGGTCTCTCTGGAAGGACCAGAATGCACGTGTGGCAGCCACGGCTGCATAGAGGCCTACTCATCAGGCCTTGCCCTGCAGAGAGAAGCCAAGAGACTGCATGACG ATGACTTGCTGGTGGTGGAGGGAATGACTCTGAATAACAAAGAACAGGTGAACGCTATTCATCTTATCAGCGCTGCTCGCCACGGCAACTCCAAAGCCGAGAGTGTACTTAAAACAG CTGGCACTGCTCTGGGTTTGGGCATTGTGAACATCCTGCACATGGTTAACCCATCTCTGGTGGTCTTGTCTGGTGTTTTGGCGGGTCATTATGAGAATCCAGTCCGTCAGGTCATCAGGCAGCATGCTCTCCTATCGGCACAGGAGACTAAGGTCATGGTGTCTGAGCTTGAAGATCCTGCCCTGCTGGGTGCTGCCAGTATGGTTCTGGACTACACCACCCGCCGCACCTACTGA
- the nansa gene encoding LOW QUALITY PROTEIN: N-acetylneuraminic acid synthase a (The sequence of the model RefSeq protein was modified relative to this genomic sequence to represent the inferred CDS: inserted 1 base in 1 codon; substituted 3 bases at 3 genomic stop codons) → MPLKFELCPGRTIGGNNPCFIIAEIGQNHQKDIEIAKKMIKMAKDCGTDCAKFQKSELXYKFNKKALERPYTSKHSWGETYGEHKRHLEFSHEQYRKLQQYASDLXIIFTLCYIDKMAVEFLHEXIPFFKVASGDTNNFPYLKKTAQKGRPMVVSSGMQSMEMIRRVYETVKEHNQNFCILQCTSAYPLELEDVNLXVITEYQKEFSDIPIGYSGHESGISITVGAVALGAKVVERHVTLDKTWKGSDHAASLEPAELTELVRSIRTLERALGTGVKCMLLCEVPCHDKLGKSVVAKTAIPKGTELTLDMLTVKVAEPKGIAPEEIFQLVGKKVTVDIEEDESVTEDAVDNYGKKAKA, encoded by the exons ATGCCTCTTAAATTTGAGCTGTGCCCCGGTCGCACGATCGGAGGAAACAACCCATGCTTCATTATTGCAGAAATAGGACAAAATCATCAAAAAGACATTGAAATAGCCAAGAAAATGATTAAGATGGCCA AGGACTGTGGGACAGACTGTGCGAAGTTTCAAAAGAGTGAATTGTAGTACAAGTTCAACAAGAAAGCGCTGGAGCGGCCATACACCTCCAAACACTCCTGGGGGGAAACATACGGAGAACACAAGCGCCATCTAGAGTTCAGCCATGAGCAGTACAGAAAGCTGCAGCAGTACGC gagtgatttgtaaattatattcaccctttgctatattga TAAGATGGCTGTAGAATTCCTCCATG GAATTCCTTTCTTCAAAGTCGCATCTGGAGACACTAACAACTTCCCCTACCTCAAGAAAACGGCCCAAAAAG GGCGTCCCATGGTAGTGTCGAGCGGGATGCAGTCCATGGAGATGATACGTCGTGTTTACGAGACCGTGAAGGAACACAACCAAAACTTCTGCATCCTGCAGTGCACGAGTGCATATCCACTAGAGCTGGAGGACGTCAATCTGTGAGTTATCACA GAATACCAAAAGGAGTTCTCAGACATTCCCATTGGTTACTCAGGCCATGAAAGTGGGATCAGCATTACAGTGGGGGCAGTTGCACTGGGAGCAAAGGTCGTGGAGCGCCACGTGACCTTGGACAAGACCTGGAAGGGCAGCGATCATGCAGCATCTCTGGAGCCTGCAGAGCTGACTGAGCTGGTGCGATCCATCCGCACACTGGAGAGAGCTTTGGGCACTGGAGTGAAATGCATGTTGCTCTGTGAGGTGCCCTGCCATGATAAG CTGGGAAAATCTGTGGTTGCAAAGACAGCCATCCCGAAGGGTACTGAACTAACCCTTGACATGCTAACTGTGAAAGTAGCAGAACCAAAGGGCATAGCTCCAGAAGAAATCTTCCAGCTTGTGGGGAAAAAAGTGACAGTAGATATTGAGGAGGATGAGAGTGTCACTGAGGATGCAGTCGACAACTATGGCAAGAAAGCCAAAGCTTGA